The following proteins are co-located in the Gigantopelta aegis isolate Gae_Host chromosome 5, Gae_host_genome, whole genome shotgun sequence genome:
- the LOC121372956 gene encoding atrial natriuretic peptide receptor 3-like — MVEDISFRILLLVLLMSRTDLKRQHVRIVLLGPSDRNRMFSLWHVRPVIQYLNTPLRHTHSVLRHVKFSVHYADSHCNSKDAPIKAFEMHRQADLFLGPTCDYSLAPVARFAPVWNIPVVTPGGFAHDFGANKSEEDAEYPTLTRVGLTFNSLTLLVLKLIEQFKWKKVTVVYDGKGHDDVAPRFCYLAAGAFMKYSKDHALPHGFEIFHPTTESVDNMLREDVAADNASK; from the coding sequence atgGTGGAAGATATCTCTTTCCGAATACTTCTGCTGGTTCTTCTAATGTCAAGGACGGATCTGAAACGCCAACACGTCAGAATTGTTCTCCTGGGACCCAGCGATCGGAATCGCATGTTCTCGCTTTGGCACGTGCGTCCCGTGATTCAGTACTTGAACACGCCGCTACGTCATACTCACAGTGTATTACGTCACGTGAAATTCTCCGTCCACTACGCTGACTCTCACTGTAACTCCAAAGATGCTCCCATCAAGGCTTTCGAAATGCACCGCCAAGCCGACCTGTTCCTCGGCCCAACCTGCGACTACTCTCTCGCCCCCGTCGCCAGGTTCGCTCCCGTGTGGAACATCCCAGTCGTCACGCCGGGGGGTTTCGCTCACGATTTCGGCGCCAATAAATCGGAAGAGGACGCGGAATATCCCACTCTAACCAGGGTGGGTTTGACGTTCAACTCGCTGACGCTGTTGGTATTGAAACTGATAGAGCAGTTTAAGTGGAAGAAGGTCACGGTCGTTTACGACGGCAAAGGACACGATGACGTGGCGCCTAGGTTTTGTTATCTGGCTGCGGGGGCGTTTATGAAGTACAGTAAGGACCATGCGTTGCCCCACGGGTTTGAAATATTCCACCCGACAACCGAAAGTGTCGACAATATGCTGCGGGAAGATGTAGCGGCAGATAATGCAAGTAAGTAG